The window CCGGCCGCTAGGCTCGGCCCCCGTCAGGCGGCCTGGCGGGGCGTCTCGCGGATGTCCCAGGGCGAGCCGTACTCCTGGAGCAGGTCGAGGAACGGCACCGCGTCGAACGCCTCCGGCCCGAGCACGCCCTCGCCCTTCCACACCCCGCTCGCCACCAGTTCCAGCGCGACGACCGGGTGGATGGCGGTCTGCCAGACGACGGCCTGGGCGCCGTACTCGCGCATCGACCAGGCGTTGTCCACCACGTGGTAGAGGTACACCTCGCGCGGGCGGCCGTCCTTGCCGGTGCCCTTCACCCAGGTGCCCGCGCAGGTCTTGCCGTGCATGCGGTCGCCGAGCGTCGCCGGGTCGGGCAGGCTGGCCGCCACGAGGTCGCGCGGCGCCACCTCCGCCCCGCCCACCCTGATCTTCTCGGCGCTGTCGAGGCCCAGTTTGTGCAGCGTCTTGAGCACGCCGATGAACTCCTGGCCGAGCCCGTACTTGAACGTCACCCTGCGCGCCGGGATCCACCTCGGCACGAGCAGCACCTCCTCGTGCTCGACGTTCACGCACTCCACCGGCCCGATGCCGGCCGGGAAGTCGAACACCTCCGGCTCGCTGAACGGCTCGGTGGTGCGCCACTCGCCGTCCTCCCACACGACGGGCGGGTTGAGGCACTCCTCGATCGTGGTCCAGATGGAGAACGTCGGCGCGAAGTCGTAGCCCTCCACCACCAGGTTGGACCCGTCACGGACACCCACCTCGTCGATGCGGGAGAACAGGTGGTCGGCGGCGTAGCGGGCGAACACGTCGGCCAGCCCCGGTTCGACGCCCATCCCGACGAGGGCGAGCCGGCCCTTCGCCCGCCACTCGCCGTCGAGCGCGAACTGCTCGTCGCCGAGCTTGACCCCGGGCCGCCGGTACGGCTCGCGGGGATGCGGCCTGGACAGGGACATGGCCATGTCGAGGTAGTGCGCCCCGACCGCGAGCGCCGCCTCGAACAGCGGCATGGTGAAGCGCGGATCGACCGCGTTGAAAAGCACGTCACAGCGGTGCTCGCGCAGCGCGGCCTCGACCTGGGCACGGTCGGAGGCGTCGAGGGCGATGGCGCTGAAGCGCGGGTCGTCCGCGGCGGCGACGGCACGGGCCGCCCGGCCCTGTTGGGAGTCGGCCACGACCATGTGTTCGAAGAAATGTCGGCGGGCGGCGATGGACACGACGGCGGAGCCGACGCCGCCGGCTCCCACGAGGAGGATTCTCATGTACCGACCATACTCACTGACTGGTCATTCAGTCGAATTTTGGGACGCGCATCACCCTGGAGTGGATCGGGGCCCGCGCGGCCTACTTGACCAGCTCGCGCCAGCGGTCGGTCCAGGCCGGATATCCGGCGCACTTGCCGGCCGCGCACCCGCCCGGCGGGCGCACGGCGAAGGCGATGCGTTCGAGCCTGCTGTCCTTGCCGACGCCGTAGGCGTCGCACACGCGCTTGGCCCCCCGCACGCAGGCCTTGGGGTTGGCCGGGGCGAGCCCGACCCAGGCGGCGGCCCTGCGCTGCACCGTGGCGGAGGTGGTGTAGCCGAGCCAGCGGTAGGCGCACTCGGTGTCGGGCACCCCGGCGCCGAGCATCCAGGAGTCGACCCAGCCGGTGGTCCGCCGCAGGGTGACCGCCTTGACCGGCTTGCCGGCGCGCTCCAGCAGCAGCCGGTAGTAGGGGGTCGCCTGGGCGTAGTCGAGCTTGCCGGTGGCGAAGCCCTTGACCAGGTCGAGGGGGTTGCTCCAGTAGGAGCGCTCCCCGTGCTCGTCCAGCAGCTCCACGGCCCGGTCGAGCTGCTCCTCGGTCAGCTCGTACGGGTCGTCCACGTCCTTGTCGGCCAGCGCGGCGTCGGCGATGGTCAGCGGGCTGTCCTGGAGCGCCACGTCGTCGGAGTCGAACACCCGCCGCAGGTCGTCGCCGTCCTTGACCCGCGAGGAGTCGTAGAGGAACTCGTGGGAGCCCCACAGGTAGGGCACGCCGTACACCTTGCCGGAGCGGACGGACATGTCGCGGAACCGCTTGCTCAGGTCGGTGTAGCCGGTGACCTCGGCCGTGTCGATCGGCCGCACCTGGCCGCTCTCGACGAGCGCGGCGGCGAGCGCGGGCCCGGCGGAGATGACGTCGTAGGGCCGCTCGGCGGCCCTGTCCTTCATCTCGTCGGCGGTCTGCACGGTGTCGAAGCGGGCGATCCGGCAACCGGTGATCTTCTCGAACTCGGCCGTGGTGCCGGCGTAGTCGGCGTAGCCGCGGTAGGTGAGGATCTGCAGGGTGCCGTCACTGCGGGCGGGGCTCGCCGTGGGTGTGGGCGTGGGCCCGAGGGCAGGCGAGGCCGTCGCCTTGGCCGGCGAGGACGCGGCGGGTGCGGCCGCGCCCACGCCGGCGACGAGCGCCGTCACGGCGAGCGCCATGACGCGAGTGCGGCGAACCACGATGTCTCCCCCCTAGTCCCGTGCCCTGGAGCTTACCGGGGACGACCGGGGGGAGAGCCGCGTGAGACTACTTGTTGGTCGGGAAGCCGAGGTTCACCCCGCCGTGCGACGGGTCGAGCCAGCGCGAGGTCACGACCTTGCCGCGGGTGTAGAAGTGGACCCCCTCGCTGCCGTGCACGTGCGTGTCGCCGAACAGCGAGGCCTTCCAGCCACCGAAGCTGTAGAACGCCATCGGCACCGGGATCGGCACGTTGACGCCGATCATGCCCACCTCGACCTCGTTCTGGAAACGCCGGGCGGCGCCGCCGTCGTTGGTGAAGATCGCGGTGCCGTTGCCGTACTCGCCGCCGTTGATGACCTGCACGCCCTCCTCGTACGAGGCGACGCGGACGACCGACAGGACGGGCCCGAAGATCTCCTCGGTGTGCACCCGCGAACCCGCCGGCACGTGGTCGAGCACGGTCGGCCCGAGCCAGAAGCCCGGCGCCTCGGCGGCCGTCCCGCCGCCCAGCACGGTGGCCTCGCGGCCGTCCACGACCAGCTTGGCGCCCTCCTCGACGCCGAGATCGAGGTAGGAGGCGACCTTGTCGCGGTGCTCGCGGGTGACGAGCGGCCCCATCTCGGCCTTCGGGTCGTCGCCGGGGCCGACCACGAGCCTGTCGACGCGCTCGGCGATCTTCTTGACGAGTTCGTCGCCGACCGGGTCGACGGCCAGTACCACCGAGATCGCCATACAGCGCTCGCCGGCCGAGCCGAAGCCGGCCGACACCGCGGAGTCGGCCACCAGGTCGAGGTCGGCGTCGGGCAGCACGAGCATGTGGTTCTTGGCCCCGCCGAGCGCCTGGACGCGCTTGCCGTGGGAGGTGCCGGTCTCGTAGACGTAGCGTGCGATGGGCGTGGAGCCGACGAACGAGACGGCCCGCACGTCAGGGTGCTCCAGCAGCCGGTCGACGGCCACCTTGTCGCCCTGGACGACGTTGAAGACGCCGTCGGGCAGCCCCGCCTCCTGCCACAGCCTGGCCATGAGCAGCGACGCCGACGGGTCCTTCTCCGACGGCTTGAGCACGAACGCGTTGCCGCAGGCGATCGCGATCGGGTACATC is drawn from Nonomuraea muscovyensis and contains these coding sequences:
- a CDS encoding saccharopine dehydrogenase C-terminal domain-containing protein — encoded protein: MRILLVGAGGVGSAVVSIAARRHFFEHMVVADSQQGRAARAVAAADDPRFSAIALDASDRAQVEAALREHRCDVLFNAVDPRFTMPLFEAALAVGAHYLDMAMSLSRPHPREPYRRPGVKLGDEQFALDGEWRAKGRLALVGMGVEPGLADVFARYAADHLFSRIDEVGVRDGSNLVVEGYDFAPTFSIWTTIEECLNPPVVWEDGEWRTTEPFSEPEVFDFPAGIGPVECVNVEHEEVLLVPRWIPARRVTFKYGLGQEFIGVLKTLHKLGLDSAEKIRVGGAEVAPRDLVAASLPDPATLGDRMHGKTCAGTWVKGTGKDGRPREVYLYHVVDNAWSMREYGAQAVVWQTAIHPVVALELVASGVWKGEGVLGPEAFDAVPFLDLLQEYGSPWDIRETPRQAA
- a CDS encoding extracellular solute-binding protein yields the protein MVRRTRVMALAVTALVAGVGAAAPAASSPAKATASPALGPTPTPTASPARSDGTLQILTYRGYADYAGTTAEFEKITGCRIARFDTVQTADEMKDRAAERPYDVISAGPALAAALVESGQVRPIDTAEVTGYTDLSKRFRDMSVRSGKVYGVPYLWGSHEFLYDSSRVKDGDDLRRVFDSDDVALQDSPLTIADAALADKDVDDPYELTEEQLDRAVELLDEHGERSYWSNPLDLVKGFATGKLDYAQATPYYRLLLERAGKPVKAVTLRRTTGWVDSWMLGAGVPDTECAYRWLGYTTSATVQRRAAAWVGLAPANPKACVRGAKRVCDAYGVGKDSRLERIAFAVRPPGGCAAGKCAGYPAWTDRWRELVK
- a CDS encoding CoA-acylating methylmalonate-semialdehyde dehydrogenase; translation: MKSVSHWIDGALAEGDTSRRGEIFNPATGEVAGHVAMASAADVDAAVAAAAAAFPAWREASLVKRTQVLFRFRELMYAHRDELAALISAEHGKVHSDAFGEVSRGLEVVEFACGIPHLLKGGFSEGVSTRVDSYSIRQPLGVVAGITPFNFPAMVPMWMYPIAIACGNAFVLKPSEKDPSASLLMARLWQEAGLPDGVFNVVQGDKVAVDRLLEHPDVRAVSFVGSTPIARYVYETGTSHGKRVQALGGAKNHMLVLPDADLDLVADSAVSAGFGSAGERCMAISVVLAVDPVGDELVKKIAERVDRLVVGPGDDPKAEMGPLVTREHRDKVASYLDLGVEEGAKLVVDGREATVLGGGTAAEAPGFWLGPTVLDHVPAGSRVHTEEIFGPVLSVVRVASYEEGVQVINGGEYGNGTAIFTNDGGAARRFQNEVEVGMIGVNVPIPVPMAFYSFGGWKASLFGDTHVHGSEGVHFYTRGKVVTSRWLDPSHGGVNLGFPTNK